A genomic region of Streptomyces rimosus contains the following coding sequences:
- the folP gene encoding dihydropteroate synthase: protein MSTLRGRVAGLPDWDRCAVMGVVNVTPDSFSDGGQWFDTELAVKHGLDLVAQGADLVDVGGESTRPGAARVDEAEELRRVVPVVRELCAAGVTVSVDTMRASVAEQAVAAGARLVNDVSAGAADPAMVPVVAAAGVPFVVMHWRGRSIDMNNRAVYGDVVSEVVDELRQSLDRAVAGGIGPERIVIDPGLGFAKEAAHDLELVAHLARLRELGRPLLVAASRKRFLGRVLAGDAHAAPPPARERDAATAAVSAMVAREGAWAVRVHEVRASADAVRVARAVEGAVRETGGTSVTGAAGAADATGAV from the coding sequence ATGAGTACCTTGCGCGGCCGGGTGGCCGGACTTCCGGACTGGGACCGCTGCGCGGTGATGGGCGTGGTGAACGTGACGCCCGACTCGTTCTCCGACGGCGGGCAGTGGTTCGACACCGAGCTGGCCGTCAAACACGGGCTCGATCTGGTCGCGCAGGGCGCCGACCTGGTGGACGTGGGCGGCGAGTCCACGCGGCCGGGCGCCGCGCGGGTGGACGAGGCGGAGGAACTGCGCCGGGTCGTGCCGGTCGTACGGGAGCTGTGCGCCGCCGGGGTCACGGTCTCGGTGGACACCATGCGGGCCTCGGTCGCCGAGCAGGCCGTCGCGGCGGGTGCGCGGCTGGTCAACGACGTGAGCGCGGGCGCGGCCGACCCGGCGATGGTGCCGGTGGTCGCCGCGGCCGGGGTGCCGTTCGTGGTCATGCACTGGCGCGGCCGGTCCATCGACATGAACAACCGGGCCGTCTACGGGGACGTGGTCTCCGAGGTCGTCGACGAGCTGCGGCAGAGCCTGGACCGGGCGGTGGCCGGCGGCATCGGCCCCGAGCGCATCGTGATCGACCCCGGGCTGGGCTTCGCCAAGGAGGCCGCGCACGACCTCGAACTGGTCGCGCACCTGGCCCGGCTGCGGGAGCTGGGCCGTCCGCTGCTGGTGGCCGCTTCGCGCAAACGTTTCCTGGGCAGGGTGCTGGCAGGGGACGCGCACGCCGCCCCGCCGCCGGCCCGGGAGCGGGACGCGGCGACGGCCGCGGTCTCGGCGATGGTCGCGCGGGAGGGAGCCTGGGCGGTGCGGGTCCACGAGGTACGGGCGAGCGCGGACGCGGTACGGGTCGCGCGCGCCGTGGAGGGCGCGGTGCGGGAGACGGGCGGGACGAGTGTGACGGGCGCCGCGGGAGCGGCGGACGCGACGGGAGCGGTGTGA
- the folB gene encoding dihydroneopterin aldolase — MDRVALRGLKARGHHGVFPREREEGQTFIVDLLLGLDTRPAAATDDLAKTVHYGVVAEEVVAVVEGEPVDLIETLAERIAGQCLKHEGVQEVEVVVHKPDAPITVPFDDVTITITRSRV; from the coding sequence GTGGATCGTGTCGCGCTGCGTGGGCTGAAGGCCAGAGGGCACCACGGGGTCTTCCCCCGGGAACGCGAGGAGGGCCAGACCTTCATCGTGGACCTGTTGCTGGGTCTGGACACCCGCCCGGCGGCGGCGACCGACGACCTCGCGAAGACCGTGCATTACGGCGTCGTGGCGGAGGAGGTCGTGGCCGTCGTCGAGGGCGAGCCGGTCGACCTCATCGAGACGCTCGCGGAGCGCATCGCCGGTCAGTGCCTCAAGCACGAGGGGGTGCAGGAGGTGGAGGTGGTCGTCCACAAGCCGGACGCCCCGATCACCGTCCCCTTTGACGACGTGACCATCACCATCACCCGGAGCCGAGTATGA
- a CDS encoding ABC transporter ATP-binding protein, whose protein sequence is MIRFEHVTKSYADGTTAVDDLSFEVGEGELVTLVGPSGCGKTTTMKMVNRLIEPTSGHIYLDGEDISAIDPVELRRRIGYVIQQVGLFPHKTVLDNTATVPHLLGWQRKKARDRAAELLDLVGLDPAQYGDRYPEQLSGGQRQRVGVARALAADPPVLLMDEPFGAVDPVVREHLQTEFLRLQSTLHKTVLFVTHDIEEAVRLGDRIAVYGAGRVEQFDTPATVLGAPATPYVAEFVGADRGLKRLSVTPIEIGDLEQPPVVRLDDHAARAAARLAEEGAAWAVVLDADGSLHGWVSGAGLAAGTSGPGEAGGEVRDHARRMDAWLPLGAPLKQAFSTMLQHDAGWIAVLDGERFLGVLTPAALHAALRRSTAADAGHVQREDVVVESVPSA, encoded by the coding sequence ATGATCCGTTTCGAGCACGTCACCAAGAGCTACGCCGACGGCACCACCGCCGTCGACGACCTCTCCTTCGAGGTCGGTGAGGGCGAGCTGGTCACGCTCGTCGGGCCGTCGGGCTGCGGCAAGACCACGACGATGAAGATGGTCAACCGGCTCATCGAGCCGACGAGCGGTCACATCTATCTGGACGGGGAGGACATATCGGCCATCGACCCCGTCGAACTGCGGCGCCGCATCGGCTACGTCATCCAGCAGGTCGGCCTCTTCCCGCACAAGACGGTGCTGGACAACACCGCCACCGTCCCGCACCTGCTCGGCTGGCAGCGCAAGAAGGCCCGCGACCGCGCGGCCGAACTCCTCGACCTGGTCGGCCTGGACCCCGCGCAGTACGGGGACCGCTACCCGGAACAGCTCTCCGGCGGTCAGCGCCAGCGCGTCGGCGTGGCCCGCGCGCTGGCCGCCGACCCGCCCGTCCTGCTGATGGACGAGCCGTTCGGAGCCGTCGACCCGGTCGTGCGCGAACACCTCCAGACGGAGTTCCTGCGCCTGCAGTCCACGCTCCACAAGACGGTGCTCTTCGTCACCCACGACATCGAGGAAGCGGTCCGGCTCGGTGACCGCATCGCGGTGTACGGGGCGGGGCGCGTCGAGCAGTTCGACACCCCGGCCACGGTGCTGGGCGCGCCGGCCACCCCGTACGTGGCGGAGTTCGTCGGCGCCGACCGCGGCCTCAAGCGGCTCTCGGTCACCCCGATCGAGATCGGCGACCTGGAGCAGCCGCCGGTGGTCCGGCTCGACGACCACGCGGCGCGGGCCGCGGCCCGGCTGGCCGAGGAGGGCGCGGCGTGGGCCGTGGTGCTCGACGCGGACGGGAGCCTGCACGGGTGGGTCTCCGGCGCCGGACTGGCCGCCGGGACGAGCGGGCCCGGCGAGGCCGGTGGCGAGGTGCGGGACCACGCGCGGCGGATGGACGCGTGGCTGCCGCTCGGGGCGCCGCTGAAGCAGGCGTTCAGCACGATGCTCCAGCACGACGCGGGCTGGATCGCGGTGCTGGACGGCGAGCGCTTCCTCGGCGTACTGACGCCCGCGGCTCTGCACGCCGCGCTGCGGCGGTCCACGGCGGCGGACGCGGGCCACGTACAGCGGGAGGACGTCGTGGTGGAGAGCGTGCCCAGCGCGTAG
- the folE gene encoding GTP cyclohydrolase I FolE, translating into MTDPVTLDGDGKIGEFDEKRAENAVRELLIAVGEDPDREGLLETPARVARAYKEILAGLRQEPEDVLTTTFDLGHDEMVLVKDIEIVSLCEHHLLPFHGVAHVGYIPAESGKITGLSKLARLVEVFARRPQVQERLTTQIADSLMRILEARGAIVVIEAEHMCMSVRGIRKPGAKTTTSAVRGQLRDSTTRSEAMSLILAR; encoded by the coding sequence ATGACCGATCCGGTGACGCTGGACGGCGACGGCAAGATCGGCGAGTTCGACGAGAAGCGCGCCGAGAACGCCGTACGTGAGCTGTTGATCGCCGTCGGCGAGGACCCGGACCGCGAGGGCCTCCTGGAGACGCCGGCGCGGGTCGCCCGCGCGTACAAGGAGATCCTGGCCGGACTGCGCCAGGAGCCCGAGGACGTCCTGACGACCACCTTCGACCTGGGCCACGACGAGATGGTGCTGGTCAAGGACATCGAGATCGTCTCGCTGTGCGAGCACCACCTGCTGCCCTTCCACGGCGTCGCGCACGTCGGCTACATCCCGGCCGAGAGCGGCAAGATCACCGGCCTGTCCAAGCTGGCCCGGCTGGTCGAGGTCTTCGCCCGCCGCCCGCAGGTGCAGGAACGCCTCACCACGCAGATCGCCGATTCCCTGATGCGCATCCTGGAGGCCCGCGGCGCCATCGTGGTGATCGAGGCCGAGCACATGTGCATGTCGGTGCGCGGCATCCGCAAGCCGGGCGCGAAGACGACCACCTCGGCCGTACGCGGCCAGCTGCGGGACTCCACGACCCGCTCCGAGGCGATGAGCCTGATACTGGCCCGCTGA
- a CDS encoding nuclear transport factor 2 family protein, translating into MSPRTDIELVEQANTDLYEAMERGDHAAMSEMWMDGQVSVVHPGWPVLRGRGEVLRSYALIMANTEYIQFFLTDVEIDVMGDTALVTCTENILSGGPAEEDGSVGPLIGQLVVATNVFRRTEEGWRVWSHHGSPVLADRDDEDGEAGETGDGDGPGAGSVGG; encoded by the coding sequence GTGAGTCCACGTACGGACATCGAGCTGGTCGAGCAGGCGAACACCGACCTGTACGAGGCCATGGAGCGCGGAGATCACGCGGCCATGTCCGAGATGTGGATGGACGGCCAGGTGAGCGTGGTGCACCCGGGCTGGCCGGTGCTGCGCGGGCGCGGCGAGGTGCTGCGCTCGTACGCCCTGATCATGGCGAACACCGAGTACATCCAGTTCTTCCTGACGGACGTGGAGATCGACGTCATGGGCGACACCGCGCTGGTGACCTGCACCGAGAACATCCTCAGCGGCGGGCCCGCGGAGGAGGACGGCTCGGTCGGGCCGCTGATCGGCCAGCTGGTCGTGGCGACCAATGTCTTCCGGCGTACGGAAGAGGGCTGGCGGGTCTGGTCGCACCACGGCTCGCCCGTCCTGGCGGACCGGGACGACGAGGACGGGGAAGCGGGGGAGACCGGCGACGGCGACGGGCCGGGGGCCGGAAGCGTGGGCGGCTGA
- a CDS encoding phosphatidylglycerol lysyltransferase domain-containing protein produces MSDRLDGEKSGTVAWRPPRWLRGPRPEKVPPLVGTAGAVVGLLNLAAGLFPRFRHSRLHALAEVLPGTVSALAAASSIVVGILLLMLAHGLKRRKRRAWVAAVALLPVGIAAQLVYRHSVVGAAFSLALLAFLVWHRRAFEALPDPRSRVKALLNFVALGGISFGLGLVIVNTHPHKIVGDPSVWERIKHVLWGLFGFEGPVRYVNNVDYTVGYSLGALGLLTVATTAYLAFRPEHPAARLTEEDEEKLRELLAKHGGRDSLGYFALRRDKGVVFSPTGKAAVCYRVISGVMLASGDPIGDVEAWPGAIERFMEEARAHSWTPAVTGCSETGGQVWTRETGMDALELGDEAIVDVADFTLTGRSMRNVRQMVKRIERNGYETRVRRVRDLEPEELARIQKAADAWRDTDTERGFSMALGRIDADKDGDAVIATAHLAPAEGEAPGPFGDLKAMQHYVPWGKDGISLELMRRDRSADPGMNELLIVASLQAAPGLKIKQVSLNFAVFRSSLERGEKLGAGPVIRIWRGMLIFLSRWYQIESLYKFNDKFQPRWEPRFVVFRNSRDIPRIGLAALQAEGYLELGLPRALRRKAPAEPQPCAHKDEPITADAVGTAA; encoded by the coding sequence ATGTCTGACAGGCTAGATGGCGAAAAGTCCGGGACGGTTGCGTGGCGTCCGCCACGCTGGCTGCGCGGTCCCCGCCCGGAAAAGGTCCCGCCATTGGTGGGGACCGCCGGAGCGGTCGTCGGGCTGCTGAATCTGGCGGCCGGGCTCTTCCCCCGTTTCCGGCACAGCCGGCTGCATGCGCTGGCGGAGGTCCTGCCGGGCACCGTGAGCGCCCTGGCCGCGGCTTCCTCCATAGTCGTCGGCATCCTGCTCCTGATGCTCGCCCACGGGCTCAAACGGCGTAAGCGCCGCGCCTGGGTGGCGGCCGTCGCGCTGCTCCCGGTGGGCATCGCGGCCCAGCTGGTCTACCGGCACTCCGTCGTGGGCGCGGCCTTCTCGCTGGCCCTGCTGGCCTTCCTGGTGTGGCACCGCCGCGCCTTCGAGGCGCTGCCGGACCCGCGCAGCCGGGTGAAGGCGCTGCTGAACTTCGTCGCCCTCGGAGGCATCAGCTTCGGCCTCGGCCTGGTGATCGTGAACACTCACCCGCACAAGATCGTCGGTGATCCGTCGGTGTGGGAGCGGATCAAGCACGTCCTGTGGGGCCTGTTCGGCTTCGAGGGCCCGGTCCGGTACGTGAACAACGTCGACTACACCGTCGGCTACTCCCTCGGCGCCCTCGGCCTGCTGACCGTCGCCACCACCGCCTACCTGGCCTTCCGCCCCGAGCACCCGGCCGCCCGGCTCACCGAGGAGGACGAGGAGAAGCTGCGCGAGCTGCTGGCCAAGCACGGCGGCCGGGACTCCCTCGGCTACTTCGCGCTCCGCCGCGACAAGGGCGTGGTCTTCTCGCCGACCGGCAAGGCCGCGGTCTGCTACCGGGTCATATCCGGCGTGATGCTCGCCAGCGGCGACCCGATCGGCGACGTGGAGGCGTGGCCGGGCGCCATCGAGCGCTTCATGGAGGAGGCGCGGGCGCACTCCTGGACCCCGGCCGTCACCGGCTGCAGCGAGACCGGCGGCCAGGTCTGGACCCGTGAGACCGGCATGGACGCGCTGGAGCTGGGCGACGAGGCGATCGTGGACGTGGCGGACTTCACCCTCACGGGCCGCTCGATGCGCAACGTACGCCAGATGGTCAAGCGCATCGAGCGCAACGGCTACGAGACCCGGGTACGGCGGGTGCGCGACCTGGAGCCCGAGGAGCTGGCCCGTATCCAGAAGGCCGCCGACGCCTGGCGCGACACCGACACCGAGCGCGGCTTCTCGATGGCGCTGGGCCGTATCGACGCGGACAAGGACGGCGACGCGGTGATCGCCACCGCCCACCTGGCGCCCGCCGAGGGCGAGGCGCCCGGCCCGTTCGGCGACCTGAAGGCCATGCAGCACTACGTACCGTGGGGCAAGGACGGCATCTCGCTGGAGCTGATGCGCCGCGACCGCTCCGCCGACCCCGGCATGAACGAGCTGCTGATCGTCGCCTCCCTCCAGGCGGCCCCCGGTCTGAAGATCAAGCAGGTGTCGCTGAACTTCGCGGTCTTCCGCTCCTCCCTGGAGCGCGGCGAGAAGCTGGGCGCGGGCCCGGTCATCCGGATCTGGCGCGGGATGCTGATCTTCCTGTCCCGCTGGTACCAGATCGAATCGCTCTACAAGTTCAACGACAAGTTCCAGCCCCGCTGGGAGCCGCGCTTCGTGGTCTTCCGCAACAGCCGGGACATCCCGCGCATCGGCCTGGCCGCACTACAGGCCGAGGGGTACCTGGAGCTGGGACTGCCCCGGGCGCTGCGCCGCAAGGCACCCGCCGAGCCGCAGCCGTGCGCGCACAAGGACGAGCCCATCACCGCGGACGCGGTCGGGACCGCCGCGTAA
- a CDS encoding ABC transporter permease — protein sequence MGAQSCLEANDWICGEYVRTRSQELLDATVQHVGITLVSVVIGLLIAFPLALVARRWRTAAGPVLGLTTILYTVPSLAMFALLTPIFGVSAAVVVTGLVLYSLTILVRNILAGLESVPQEVREAARGMGYGPVKLLFGVELPLALPALTAGLRIATVSTVAMTTIGAVVGYGGLGNLISSGMEGFFKAEVLTASVLCVLLAVVADVLLLGLQRLLTPWTRAQARARSRARRERRAAGRAKKAVA from the coding sequence GTGGGTGCGCAGAGCTGTCTGGAAGCGAACGACTGGATCTGCGGTGAGTATGTCCGGACGCGCAGTCAGGAGTTGCTGGACGCGACCGTCCAGCATGTGGGCATCACGCTGGTGTCCGTCGTCATCGGGCTGCTGATCGCCTTCCCGCTGGCGCTCGTCGCCCGCCGCTGGCGGACCGCCGCGGGCCCGGTCCTCGGGCTGACGACGATTTTGTACACGGTCCCGTCGCTGGCCATGTTCGCCCTGCTGACCCCCATATTCGGGGTCTCGGCGGCCGTCGTGGTCACGGGCCTCGTGCTGTATTCGCTGACGATCCTCGTACGCAACATCCTCGCCGGACTGGAGTCCGTGCCGCAGGAGGTGCGCGAGGCGGCCCGCGGCATGGGGTACGGCCCGGTGAAGCTGCTGTTCGGCGTCGAACTCCCGCTGGCACTGCCCGCGTTGACGGCCGGGCTGCGCATCGCGACGGTCTCGACGGTCGCGATGACGACGATCGGCGCCGTGGTGGGCTACGGCGGCCTCGGCAACCTCATATCCAGCGGCATGGAGGGCTTCTTCAAGGCGGAGGTGCTGACGGCCTCGGTGCTGTGCGTGCTGCTGGCGGTCGTCGCCGACGTGCTCCTCCTCGGCCTCCAGCGGCTGCTGACGCCGTGGACCCGGGCGCAGGCGCGGGCGCGCTCCCGGGCGCGGCGCGAGCGGCGGGCCGCCGGGCGGGCGAAGAAGGCGGTGGCCTAG
- the folK gene encoding 2-amino-4-hydroxy-6-hydroxymethyldihydropteridine diphosphokinase, with protein MTSSDPTVQPVPTSVVERVDAADVTLSNPKRAVISLGSNLGNRLETIQGAIDALEDTPGVRVKAVSPVYETEPWGVDPGSQPTYFNAVVLIKTTLPPSSLLERGHAIEEAFERVRDERWGPRTIDVDILAYQDVVSEDPLLTLPHPRAHERAFVLVPWHDVDPEAEVPGRGAVVELLSAVGREGVTPRVDLELRLPE; from the coding sequence ATGACCAGCAGTGACCCGACCGTTCAGCCGGTGCCCACGTCCGTGGTGGAGCGGGTGGACGCGGCGGACGTGACCCTCTCCAACCCCAAGCGCGCCGTGATCTCCCTCGGCAGCAACCTCGGCAACCGCCTGGAGACCATCCAGGGCGCCATCGACGCCCTGGAGGACACCCCGGGCGTCCGGGTCAAGGCCGTCTCGCCGGTCTACGAGACCGAGCCGTGGGGCGTCGACCCGGGCTCCCAGCCCACGTACTTCAACGCCGTGGTGCTCATCAAGACGACGCTGCCGCCCAGCTCGCTGCTGGAGCGCGGGCACGCCATCGAGGAAGCCTTCGAGCGCGTCCGCGACGAGCGCTGGGGCCCGCGCACGATCGACGTGGACATCCTCGCGTACCAGGACGTGGTCTCCGAGGACCCGCTGCTCACCCTGCCCCACCCGCGCGCCCACGAGCGCGCCTTCGTGCTGGTGCCGTGGCACGACGTGGACCCGGAGGCGGAGGTTCCGGGCCGCGGCGCGGTGGTGGAGCTGCTCTCGGCGGTCGGCCGCGAGGGCGTGACGCCGCGGGTGGACCTGGAGCTGCGGCTGCCGGAGTAG
- a CDS encoding ABC transporter permease, whose protein sequence is MDAITGAWDWLATSANWAGEKGVWHRLGEHVYLSALCLAISCLIALPVALYLGHIGKGGALAVNISNVGRAVPTFAVLVLLTLSPLGTAGDWPTIIALVLFAVPPLLTNAYVGMREADRDVVEAARGMGMSGPQLLLRVELPLAYPLIMTGLRSAGVQVVATATLAALAGGGGLGRIITAGFGNYNTPQVVAGAVLVAVLALLVEGLLVLTDRAFDPMRRGRSRSRKSRTTADDATPAGSPA, encoded by the coding sequence ATGGACGCGATAACGGGCGCGTGGGACTGGCTGGCGACCTCGGCCAACTGGGCCGGCGAGAAGGGGGTGTGGCACCGGCTCGGCGAGCATGTCTATCTGAGCGCGCTGTGCCTGGCGATCTCCTGTCTGATAGCCCTGCCGGTCGCCCTGTATCTGGGTCACATCGGCAAGGGCGGGGCGCTGGCCGTCAACATCTCCAACGTGGGCCGCGCGGTGCCGACGTTCGCCGTACTGGTCCTGCTGACGCTCAGCCCGCTGGGTACGGCGGGGGACTGGCCGACGATCATCGCGCTGGTGCTGTTCGCGGTGCCGCCGCTGCTGACCAACGCGTATGTGGGCATGCGGGAGGCCGACCGGGACGTGGTCGAGGCGGCGCGGGGGATGGGCATGTCGGGGCCGCAGCTGCTGCTGCGGGTCGAGCTGCCGCTCGCGTATCCGCTGATCATGACGGGGCTGCGCTCGGCCGGTGTCCAGGTGGTGGCCACGGCCACGCTGGCCGCGCTCGCGGGCGGCGGCGGCCTCGGCCGCATCATCACCGCCGGGTTCGGCAACTACAACACGCCGCAGGTGGTGGCGGGCGCGGTGCTGGTGGCCGTGCTGGCGCTGCTGGTCGAAGGGCTGCTGGTGCTGACGGACCGGGCCTTCGACCCGATGCGCCGCGGCCGGAGCCGGTCGCGGAAGTCCCGTACGACGGCCGACGACGCGACACCGGCCGGGAGCCCGGCGTGA
- a CDS encoding DUF3180 domain-containing protein translates to MKQLHIKVLVGLFLAAGVLAWAGARLWDALGTLPGVPLAAPIVLALIAAVLAATALSLRSRLNAQRAREPGAKGVDPLVAARAVVFGQASALVASLVSGLYGGVGVFLLSTGMDVDPRRDQAIYAGFSVLTGAAVVVAAIFLERVCKLPEDDDETGTGGASPA, encoded by the coding sequence GTGAAGCAGCTACACATCAAGGTGCTGGTCGGGCTGTTCCTGGCGGCCGGGGTGCTGGCGTGGGCCGGCGCCCGGCTGTGGGACGCCCTCGGCACGCTCCCCGGCGTGCCCCTGGCGGCGCCCATCGTGCTGGCCCTGATCGCCGCCGTCCTGGCCGCCACCGCCCTGTCCCTGCGCTCCCGGCTGAACGCCCAGCGCGCCCGCGAGCCCGGCGCCAAGGGCGTCGATCCGCTGGTCGCCGCCCGCGCCGTCGTCTTTGGCCAGGCGAGCGCCCTGGTGGCGTCCCTGGTGTCCGGTCTGTACGGCGGCGTCGGCGTCTTCCTGCTGTCCACCGGCATGGACGTGGACCCCCGCCGGGACCAGGCCATCTACGCCGGCTTCTCGGTCCTGACGGGGGCGGCGGTGGTGGTGGCCGCGATCTTCCTGGAGCGGGTGTGCAAGCTTCCGGAGGACGACGACGAGACGGGCACGGGGGGCGCGAGCCCGGCGTAG
- a CDS encoding alpha/beta hydrolase-fold protein, protein MGLTSKKVLLLAVLFAVALFVLTIWLWPRLSRRNWRAVLGRIGLLLATQLSIFASIGLFANNSFGFYASWADLFGKEQEPGVVTNYETGPNGTKLKMLGSEHVGVPGGSKPHVGGRIDKVVLKGEKSKINSPAFVYLPPQYFQAKYAKKRFPASVVLTGYPGTAQALYKKLHFPQTQHDLVRKNKMQPTILVMMRPTVAPPRDTECVDIPNGPQTETFFTHDVRHDIASHYRVGTDARNWGVIGDSTGGYCALKMPMRYPKAFSTGVALSGAYKAPLDATTGALFGGDKQLERENDLMWRQKNLPAAPVNLLVTTSKQGEENYKDTLKFIQQTKSPSRIASIILDSGGHNFNTWRREIPAALEWMGGHLRA, encoded by the coding sequence ATGGGTCTCACCAGCAAAAAAGTGCTGCTCCTGGCCGTCCTTTTCGCGGTAGCACTCTTTGTCCTCACCATCTGGCTGTGGCCGCGCCTGTCCAGGCGCAACTGGCGTGCGGTCCTCGGCCGCATCGGCCTGCTGCTGGCGACCCAGCTGTCGATCTTCGCGTCGATCGGCCTGTTCGCGAACAACTCGTTCGGTTTCTACGCGTCCTGGGCGGACCTGTTCGGCAAGGAGCAGGAGCCGGGCGTGGTGACCAATTACGAGACCGGCCCGAACGGCACCAAGCTGAAGATGCTCGGCAGCGAGCACGTGGGCGTGCCCGGCGGCTCCAAGCCGCACGTCGGCGGCCGGATAGACAAGGTCGTGCTCAAGGGCGAGAAGTCCAAGATCAACAGCCCGGCGTTCGTGTATCTGCCGCCGCAGTACTTCCAGGCCAAGTACGCGAAGAAGCGCTTCCCGGCGTCCGTGGTGCTGACCGGCTACCCGGGCACCGCGCAGGCCCTGTACAAGAAGCTGCACTTCCCGCAGACCCAGCACGACCTGGTCCGCAAGAACAAGATGCAGCCGACGATACTGGTCATGATGCGCCCGACCGTGGCGCCGCCGCGGGACACCGAGTGCGTGGACATCCCGAACGGCCCGCAGACCGAGACGTTCTTCACCCATGACGTGCGCCACGACATAGCCAGCCACTACCGGGTGGGCACCGACGCCAGGAACTGGGGCGTCATAGGGGACTCCACGGGCGGCTACTGCGCCCTGAAGATGCCGATGCGCTACCCGAAGGCGTTCTCCACCGGCGTGGCCCTCTCCGGCGCGTACAAGGCCCCGCTGGACGCCACGACCGGCGCGCTGTTCGGCGGCGACAAGCAGCTGGAGCGGGAGAACGACCTCATGTGGCGGCAGAAAAACCTTCCTGCGGCGCCGGTGAACCTCCTCGTCACCACCAGCAAGCAGGGCGAGGAGAACTACAAGGACACGCTGAAGTTCATCCAGCAGACCAAGTCCCCCAGCCGGATCGCGTCGATCATCCTCGACAGCGGCGGCCACAACTTCAACACCTGGCGCCGTGAGATACCGGCCGCCTTGGAGTGGATGGGCGGCCACCTCAGGGCGTAG